One window of the Labilibaculum sp. genome contains the following:
- the polA gene encoding DNA polymerase I: MHSSITNSGKKLFLLDAFALIYRSYYAFIKNPRFTSTGINSSAMLGFTNTLLEVLEKEKPSHIAVVFDPVGPTFRHEMFKEYKAQRPPMPEDLRKSIPYIKSIIQGFNIPEFDVEGYEADDVIGTLAKKAEKQGYTVYMMTPDKDYAQLVSENIYVYKPKSNGNDVEIWGVPEIKEKFGVEHPDQIVDYLGLMGDTADNIPGCPGIGPKTAQKLIELYKDIDGLYQNTDKLKGKQKERIIESEEQVRFSKVLAKISLDAPIDFVEENFKLIDYDEAKLRAIFKELEFFTLAERVFKKQGNLFTTENKKITDKDTLEVKNVILRDVKGLACEFFVLDNQSVRADLKADLCVQKEYSFRTILSGSDPNTSNLLGLTFSYRKDKSFFVPFPQNFEEAKKVAQEFKFIFEDENILKIGHDIKRDILILRWHGIDVKGPIFDTMISHYLIQPELKHDFAFVAYSILNYQTISKEDKSKGKKAQLSLMLEPEVIEHESYCEETVLNLELKEEFEVRMKDNELLDLFYNIEMPLVSILADMEFTGVSIDVQTLKDYALVLNEEVDGIEKDIKEMAEVDFNVASPKQLGDVLFDKMGLDSKAKRTKSGQYSTSEDVLSKLKDKHEIIQKILDFRSLKKLISTYVEALPTYINEKSGKIHTSFNQAEAATGRLSSTNPNLQNIPIRTEQGRYIRKAFVPSSENHTFLSADYSQVELRLMAHMSQDQNMIDAFINSEDFHTATAAKIYKLPIEEVSKDMRSRAKTANFGIIYGISAWGLAERLGISRTEGKELITGYFESYPGVKLFMDESVEKARRDEFVVTLLSRRRYLKDINSSNAIVRGVAERNAINAPIQGSAADVIKIAMINITKRMKREGMQSKLIIQVHDELNFDCLLSELDQMKLILKEEMENAIQLSVPLTVDMGVGENWLEAH, encoded by the coding sequence ATGCACTCATCAATTACCAATTCTGGTAAAAAACTTTTTTTACTCGATGCTTTTGCCCTGATATACAGATCATATTACGCTTTTATTAAAAACCCGAGGTTTACTTCAACAGGAATTAATTCGTCGGCAATGCTTGGCTTCACAAATACATTGCTGGAGGTGCTTGAAAAAGAGAAACCTTCGCATATTGCTGTAGTTTTTGATCCGGTTGGACCAACTTTCCGTCATGAGATGTTTAAGGAATACAAAGCACAGCGGCCTCCAATGCCCGAAGATTTAAGAAAATCAATTCCCTATATCAAATCAATAATTCAGGGGTTTAATATACCTGAATTTGATGTGGAAGGCTATGAGGCTGATGATGTCATTGGAACCTTGGCTAAGAAGGCTGAAAAACAGGGTTATACGGTTTATATGATGACGCCTGATAAGGACTATGCACAATTAGTGAGTGAGAATATTTACGTGTACAAACCGAAAAGTAACGGCAATGATGTTGAGATTTGGGGAGTTCCTGAAATTAAGGAGAAATTTGGTGTCGAACATCCCGATCAAATTGTTGATTATTTAGGTTTGATGGGAGATACTGCGGATAATATTCCGGGTTGTCCGGGAATTGGTCCGAAAACGGCTCAAAAATTAATTGAGCTGTATAAAGACATTGATGGTTTGTATCAAAATACCGATAAGCTAAAAGGAAAACAAAAAGAAAGAATTATTGAGTCGGAAGAACAAGTTCGGTTTTCAAAAGTGCTGGCCAAAATTTCACTTGATGCTCCGATAGATTTTGTTGAAGAGAATTTTAAACTGATAGATTATGATGAAGCTAAGTTGAGAGCCATTTTTAAGGAATTGGAGTTTTTCACTTTGGCCGAACGGGTTTTTAAAAAACAAGGGAATCTTTTTACTACTGAGAATAAAAAAATTACGGACAAGGACACGTTAGAAGTTAAAAACGTGATTCTAAGAGATGTAAAAGGATTGGCTTGTGAGTTTTTTGTGCTTGATAATCAGTCTGTAAGGGCCGATTTAAAAGCTGATTTATGTGTTCAGAAAGAGTACTCGTTTAGAACAATTTTGTCTGGTTCTGACCCAAACACATCAAATCTTCTTGGATTGACTTTTTCGTATCGAAAAGACAAATCATTTTTTGTTCCTTTTCCTCAAAATTTCGAAGAAGCAAAAAAAGTGGCTCAAGAGTTTAAATTTATTTTTGAAGATGAAAATATTTTAAAAATTGGTCACGATATCAAACGTGATATTTTGATTTTGCGTTGGCATGGAATTGATGTAAAAGGGCCGATTTTCGATACTATGATTTCTCATTACTTAATTCAACCCGAATTAAAACATGATTTCGCATTTGTTGCTTACTCTATTTTAAATTATCAGACAATTTCAAAAGAGGATAAGTCGAAAGGGAAAAAAGCTCAATTGAGTTTGATGTTGGAACCAGAGGTGATTGAACATGAATCTTATTGTGAGGAAACAGTTCTAAACCTTGAATTGAAAGAAGAATTTGAAGTTCGTATGAAAGATAACGAACTACTTGATTTGTTCTACAATATTGAAATGCCTTTGGTAAGCATTTTAGCAGATATGGAGTTCACAGGAGTTAGTATTGATGTACAAACTCTAAAAGACTACGCTCTTGTTCTGAATGAGGAGGTAGATGGTATCGAAAAAGACATCAAAGAAATGGCTGAGGTCGATTTTAATGTGGCTTCACCTAAGCAGTTGGGTGATGTTTTGTTTGATAAAATGGGGCTCGACAGCAAAGCTAAAAGAACCAAATCGGGTCAATATTCAACTTCCGAAGATGTTCTTTCTAAATTGAAGGATAAGCATGAAATTATTCAAAAGATATTGGATTTTAGATCGCTTAAAAAATTGATTTCTACCTATGTTGAGGCACTTCCAACTTACATTAATGAAAAATCAGGGAAGATACATACATCTTTTAATCAGGCGGAAGCCGCTACAGGAAGGTTAAGTTCAACCAATCCTAATTTACAGAATATACCAATTCGTACCGAGCAGGGCAGATACATCCGGAAAGCATTTGTTCCTTCATCCGAAAATCACACTTTTCTTTCTGCTGATTATTCGCAGGTGGAATTGCGCTTAATGGCTCATATGAGCCAGGATCAGAACATGATAGATGCTTTTATCAATTCTGAAGATTTCCATACAGCTACAGCGGCAAAAATTTACAAGCTTCCAATCGAAGAGGTAAGCAAGGACATGCGAAGCAGAGCAAAAACTGCCAATTTTGGAATTATTTATGGAATTTCGGCCTGGGGACTTGCCGAAAGGTTGGGTATTAGCCGAACGGAAGGAAAAGAGCTTATTACAGGCTATTTTGAATCTTATCCGGGAGTTAAGCTGTTTATGGATGAAAGTGTAGAGAAAGCGCGTCGGGATGAGTTTGTAGTCACTTTATTGTCACGCCGCAGATATTTAAAAGATATCAATTCAAGCAATGCTATCGTTCGCGGTGTAGCAGAAAGAAATGCAATTAATGCACCCATTCAGGGCTCGGCAGCTGATGTAATCAAAATAGCGATGATCAACATTACCAAAAGAATGAAACGGGAGGGGATGCAATCTAAATTGATTATTCAGGTGCATGATGAATTGAACTTTGATTGTTTGTTATCTGAATTGGATCAAATGAAGCTGATTTTAAAAGAAGAAATGGAAAATGCCATTCAGCTTTCGGTTCCACTTACTGTGGATATGGGCGTAGGAGAGAACTGGCTGGAAGCGCATTAA
- a CDS encoding 6-carboxytetrahydropterin synthase, with translation MAKVRLTKEFHFEMAHALWNYDGLCKNIHGHSYILFVTVIGEPITDVNNSKLGMVMDFGDLKKIVSEEIVDQLDHSVVLSKTTPNLEQLNIEQMFERFFITDYQPTCENMIVDFAEKIKNRLPSDVKLHSLKLHETATSFAEWYAEDN, from the coding sequence ATGGCGAAAGTAAGATTAACTAAAGAGTTTCATTTCGAAATGGCTCATGCCTTATGGAACTACGATGGACTTTGTAAGAATATTCACGGTCATTCCTATATTTTATTTGTTACAGTAATTGGCGAACCAATAACCGATGTAAATAATTCAAAATTGGGAATGGTAATGGATTTTGGTGATTTGAAAAAGATTGTTTCTGAAGAAATTGTTGATCAGCTGGATCATTCCGTTGTTTTGAGTAAGACAACTCCAAATCTGGAGCAATTGAATATTGAACAAATGTTTGAACGTTTTTTTATTACAGATTATCAGCCAACTTGTGAAAACATGATTGTTGATTTTGCTGAAAAAATAAAAAATCGCTTGCCTTCGGATGTGAAACTCCACTCACTAAAATTGCATGAAACGGCCACATCATTTGCCGAGTGGTATGCTGAAGACAATTAA
- a CDS encoding helix-turn-helix transcriptional regulator — translation MKIKELEPAKLEQAANMLKAIAHPMRIAILGYLEDGKKLTVTEIHELLKIEQSTTSHHLGILKDKGVLSSKREGKNTYYYLKHCSLSNIVDCISNCTHG, via the coding sequence ATGAAAATTAAAGAATTAGAACCTGCAAAGCTAGAGCAAGCGGCTAACATGCTTAAAGCAATTGCTCATCCAATGAGAATTGCAATTTTAGGATATCTGGAGGATGGAAAGAAGCTTACAGTGACTGAAATTCATGAATTATTAAAAATTGAGCAATCAACAACTTCCCATCATTTGGGAATTTTAAAAGATAAAGGTGTTCTTTCTTCAAAAAGAGAAGGAAAGAATACATATTATTATTTGAAACACTGTAGCCTAAGTAATATTGTTGATTGTATCAGCAATTGTACTCATGGATAA
- a CDS encoding polyprenyl synthetase family protein, with product MNLRKTSINDIKAPVKNEMEKFESFFKDSMKTKIRLLDMINRYVIKRKGKEIRPILVFLSAKLTGEINNSTYTAAALTQLLHTATLIHDDVVDEAYERRGFFSINALWKTKAAVLVGDFLLSKGLLIALDNNEFGQLKVISEAVREMSEGELLQLEKSRKLNITEDIYFDIIYKKTASLMATCTLLGAISAKANDADQQKLKKFGEYLGIAFQMKDDLFDYEKQGSIGKPTGNDIKEKKLTLPLIYVLRGVSEKERRWALKIIRKHNKNTEKVNELISFVKEKGGIKYTGDKMIEYKQKALDILNEFPSSEAKEALLNLVDYTINRNV from the coding sequence ATGAATTTGAGAAAAACCAGTATTAACGATATTAAAGCTCCTGTCAAGAACGAAATGGAGAAATTTGAGTCTTTTTTTAAGGATTCAATGAAAACAAAAATACGTTTACTTGACATGATTAACAGATATGTTATCAAACGAAAAGGCAAAGAAATAAGACCTATTCTTGTCTTTCTGAGCGCAAAACTTACCGGCGAAATTAACAATTCTACTTATACTGCCGCAGCACTTACCCAACTACTGCACACTGCTACTTTAATTCATGATGATGTGGTTGATGAAGCTTACGAAAGAAGAGGCTTTTTCTCAATTAATGCTTTATGGAAAACCAAAGCTGCCGTATTAGTTGGAGATTTTCTTCTGTCAAAAGGCCTTCTTATTGCTCTTGACAATAATGAATTTGGACAGCTAAAGGTTATTTCCGAAGCTGTAAGGGAAATGAGTGAAGGGGAATTACTTCAATTGGAAAAATCAAGAAAATTAAACATCACGGAAGATATCTATTTTGATATCATCTATAAAAAAACGGCAAGTTTGATGGCAACCTGCACTCTTCTTGGTGCTATTTCAGCTAAAGCAAATGATGCTGATCAGCAAAAGCTTAAAAAATTCGGTGAATACCTCGGAATTGCTTTTCAAATGAAAGATGACTTATTTGATTACGAGAAACAAGGAAGTATTGGAAAACCAACTGGCAATGATATTAAAGAAAAAAAATTAACTCTTCCTTTGATCTATGTTTTAAGGGGAGTTTCTGAAAAGGAACGCCGATGGGCTCTAAAGATAATTCGCAAACACAATAAAAACACTGAAAAAGTAAACGAATTAATCTCTTTCGTTAAAGAAAAAGGAGGTATTAAATACACCGGAGATAAAATGATTGAATACAAACAAAAAGCCTTGGATATTTTAAATGAGTTTCCTTCATCAGAAGCAAAAGAAGCCTTACTCAACTTAGTGGATTACACAATTAACAGAAATGTTTAA
- a CDS encoding PAS domain S-box protein has protein sequence MYNESPDPLKNRVQELENEVERLRELIPQEYLVEEYDQSKSVSSGKDAVSVIDTNFTLIEVNAKRLMGTDLKRSELIGTKCYSVFYGLDKPCEECVVPQVLESREPNSFLKSNLENNKIRFEEKYLSPILNEKGNVERVIVRSNDISSYYHLVDQIGQREEFYKNIFEFAGDAFLVHDEKGRLIEFSTRLSDLLEYSEEELSQLNVNNIDDASRSMDFDLRIKEIESSGFGLFETSLISKSGKRISVEVSANLIRFSNTKIYFVAIRNIEKRKTAENKLQESEERFRTLVENATDLIMRFDVNHKHIFVNSASLQILKIKPEKFIGKTHQEMGFPKDKCEFWEQEIDIAFKTKKQHCVDFSIVVEGKVLHFEWQLIPEFNRTGECETLMAIARDITARKRIEEALNEALKTKDKFFSIIAHDLKNPFNALLPIAKNLHQNCREMSKDQIFEASSIIHSAANLEYNLLNNLLEWARSQMGKIKHSPKQIDLSKLIELNVQLHQTKADRKNIFVRVIKGAHTMAFADEYMLDTVIRNLYSNAIKFTRPGGNIQIRIAQNNSKSIISIEDNGIGISEENQKRLFRIDTNYTRVGTCEESGTGLGLILCHEFVTMNNGSISLESTPGKGSVFTVHLPISK, from the coding sequence ATGTACAATGAATCCCCTGATCCGTTGAAGAATAGAGTTCAAGAGCTGGAAAATGAAGTTGAAAGATTGCGCGAGCTAATTCCTCAAGAATATCTTGTAGAAGAATACGATCAATCCAAATCTGTAAGTAGTGGTAAAGATGCAGTTTCGGTAATTGATACAAATTTCACTTTAATTGAGGTGAATGCAAAAAGGCTGATGGGAACAGATTTAAAACGATCTGAATTAATTGGTACAAAATGCTACAGTGTTTTTTATGGATTAGATAAACCTTGTGAGGAATGTGTTGTTCCTCAGGTTCTTGAAAGCAGGGAGCCAAATAGTTTTTTAAAGTCGAATTTGGAGAATAATAAGATCCGATTTGAAGAAAAATATCTTTCACCGATTTTAAATGAAAAAGGTAATGTTGAAAGAGTTATTGTTCGAAGCAATGACATTTCAAGTTACTATCATCTGGTAGATCAAATTGGACAAAGAGAAGAATTTTACAAAAACATTTTTGAATTCGCAGGCGATGCTTTTCTTGTTCATGATGAAAAAGGAAGATTAATTGAATTTAGCACGCGTTTAAGTGATTTATTGGAGTATTCCGAAGAGGAATTGAGTCAATTAAATGTCAATAATATTGATGACGCCAGTCGTTCGATGGATTTTGATCTTCGGATAAAGGAGATAGAATCAAGTGGTTTTGGGTTATTTGAGACGAGTTTAATTAGTAAATCCGGCAAAAGAATTTCAGTTGAAGTAAGTGCAAATCTCATTCGTTTTTCGAATACAAAGATTTATTTTGTAGCCATCAGAAATATTGAAAAAAGGAAAACAGCAGAAAATAAGTTGCAGGAAAGTGAAGAGCGTTTCCGAACTTTAGTGGAGAATGCCACAGACTTGATCATGCGGTTTGATGTGAATCACAAACATATATTTGTGAATTCGGCTTCCTTACAAATATTAAAAATCAAACCAGAGAAATTTATTGGAAAAACTCATCAGGAAATGGGATTTCCAAAAGACAAGTGTGAGTTTTGGGAACAGGAAATAGATATTGCTTTTAAAACAAAGAAGCAGCATTGTGTTGATTTTAGCATTGTTGTTGAAGGTAAGGTTCTTCATTTTGAATGGCAATTAATTCCCGAATTTAATAGGACAGGAGAGTGCGAAACATTAATGGCAATTGCCCGTGATATAACTGCGAGAAAAAGAATTGAGGAGGCTTTAAATGAAGCTCTTAAAACAAAGGATAAATTCTTCTCAATTATCGCACATGATTTAAAAAATCCATTTAATGCCTTGCTGCCAATAGCTAAAAATCTGCACCAAAATTGCAGGGAAATGTCAAAGGATCAAATCTTTGAAGCTTCTTCAATTATTCATTCAGCAGCTAATCTGGAGTATAATTTATTGAATAACCTCCTCGAGTGGGCCAGATCCCAAATGGGAAAAATAAAACATTCCCCCAAACAAATTGATTTATCAAAATTGATAGAGTTAAATGTTCAGCTCCATCAAACCAAAGCAGATCGGAAAAATATATTTGTAAGGGTAATTAAAGGAGCACACACTATGGCTTTCGCCGATGAGTACATGTTGGATACGGTTATTAGAAATTTGTACTCAAATGCCATAAAATTTACCCGGCCGGGTGGAAATATTCAAATCCGAATTGCACAAAACAATTCCAAATCAATTATTTCTATTGAAGATAACGGAATAGGAATTAGTGAAGAAAATCAGAAAAGATTGTTTCGGATTGATACAAATTATACAAGGGTAGGAACCTGTGAAGAATCTGGAACAGGTTTAGGTTTAATACTTTGTCATGAGTTTGTTACTATGAATAATGGTTCAATATCGCTTGAAAGTACACCAGGAAAAGGGAGTGTTTTTACCGTTCACCTGCCAATAAGTAAGTAA
- the deoC gene encoding deoxyribose-phosphate aldolase produces the protein MEKDILEILKSYDLKVSDAEVKANVKSILDRDFEALYTIENLKKNFSFIDLTTLNSTDTHAKAKSFADNVNNFQNDFDMPNVAAICVYPYQVPTLNENLKAEGVRIASVAGVFPSSQSYIEVKALECKMAVEKGADDIDIVISIGAFLEGHYQTVFDEIAIQKEACGKAHLKVILETGELKTAENIRTASIIAMEAGADFIKTSTGKVAVNATLEAAYVMTQAITDYYKKRGRMVGFKPAGGISAAKDAIEFYAISKNNLGEEWLNNKWSRIGASSLANALLTEIHKLETGELKEIKYF, from the coding sequence ATGGAGAAAGACATTTTAGAAATCTTAAAATCATATGATCTTAAGGTTAGCGATGCAGAAGTAAAAGCAAATGTCAAATCAATTTTGGACAGAGACTTTGAAGCTTTGTACACAATTGAAAATCTAAAGAAGAATTTTTCTTTTATAGATTTAACGACACTGAACTCTACAGACACGCACGCAAAGGCTAAAAGTTTTGCTGACAATGTAAATAACTTCCAGAATGATTTTGACATGCCAAATGTGGCTGCTATTTGTGTATATCCATACCAAGTGCCTACATTGAATGAAAACTTAAAAGCTGAGGGCGTTAGAATAGCTTCTGTAGCAGGTGTTTTCCCATCTTCTCAATCATATATTGAAGTTAAAGCATTGGAATGTAAAATGGCTGTTGAAAAGGGAGCTGATGATATTGATATTGTGATATCGATTGGAGCTTTTTTAGAAGGACATTATCAAACCGTGTTTGATGAAATTGCTATTCAGAAAGAGGCTTGTGGTAAGGCACATTTAAAAGTTATCCTGGAAACAGGTGAACTTAAAACGGCAGAAAATATTCGTACTGCATCTATTATTGCAATGGAAGCCGGTGCTGATTTTATTAAAACTTCCACCGGTAAGGTGGCAGTGAACGCAACTCTTGAGGCGGCCTATGTTATGACGCAGGCTATTACTGATTATTACAAAAAAAGAGGTCGGATGGTTGGTTTTAAACCCGCAGGAGGAATATCTGCAGCTAAAGATGCCATTGAATTTTATGCGATTTCAAAAAATAATTTAGGTGAGGAATGGTTGAATAACAAATGGTCAAGAATAGGAGCATCTAGTTTGGCAAATGCGTTATTAACAGAGATTCATAAACTGGAAACCGGTGAGCTAAAAGAAATAAAGTATTTTTAA